The genomic region AAAAAGGCGCTGGACCTGGTTCTGTTTTTCCAGGACGACCAGGCCGTTTTTATCAAGAAGGGCGTTGAGGTTGACGCGGCGGGAAAGGTCCTCGATCTTGCCTTTGAAACTCCCCTCTTCGAGAAGCATGCTCGCCATGGCTGCGAAGCGGTTGAAGTCGGCCCAGGGTTCGGTCAGGTCGTCATATTCCTTTTTATCCAGAGACAGGAGAGCCATGGCCCCCCTGAGGCCGGCCTGGGCCAGAATCTCGGCCTGGGTAAGCGCATAAGTGTTGTCAGCCACGCGGGCTTCGAGGTTGGCCATCCTTATGAATGAAAGGGTCGAGGCGGAGAGCAGCCCGGTGACCAGCAGGGTCAGCAGCAGGGCGACGCCGGTCCTGGCGTTAAAGTATCCAGGCCAGAGGCCATGGAAGCGGGAACGATTCAAAAGAACCCCTCCAAACCGGCCGGGAGTTCGATGATCTTGACCTTGGGCCAGGACAGCGCCAGGGCCACCACGGTGGTGAAGGTCTCTTTTTTGTCCGGCGCCACGCTCAGGGTCAGGTTAATTCTGACGGCGCGAGGCAGGCCGCCGGCGTCCTTGGCCTGCCAGGTGGACAGTTCTTCACCCAACCGGTTGATGTAGCTGATCTCGAAGTGACGCAGGGACCTGGTCAAGAAGATCTCGGTTCCGCCTTCCAGTGCTTCTCCGTCCGGAGTCCGGTCCTGGCGCCGCAGCAGGGTCAGCTCCTCTCCGTCTTCATTTTCAACGGTCCGGTACCCGACTTCGACCAGGTCCAGACCGGGGGCGATGTCCGGCGAGAGGCGGGCCGTGGTGATAAGGTTCAGGCGGTCCTTCTGGCCGTCAAAGATATAGGAAAAACCGGTCTTTAAACGATTGCCAGCCGGAAGCCATGCCCCGGCCAGGTCCCGGACCATGCGGTCCAGGATAATGCGGCCCTGGCCATAGGCGTCTCTCGACTCTGAGGCCGCTTCAACGGATCGCTGGTGGTTGGCGAAGACCCAGTAAATGCTCGTCAGGATAACGGCCAGGATCGCCATGGCCACAAGCAGGTCCAGAAGGGTCAGGCCGGTTCGTCGGCTCATCGCGGCTCCTTGTAAACAATGCCTTCCAGGACCAGGCCCTCATGGGCCGGGCTGCCGGTGTGGTGTATCCGAATCACGATCTTGTAAAGCCCCTGAAGGATAGGCAGGGGAACGACACTCCGCTCCCAGGCCAGATCGTTGAGGGGCTCATCAAAAGTGCCTCTTTCCACGCCCTCGGTCAGATCGGCGCGGGCCTGGGCTTCGGCCATGACCTGCCGGGCCAGAAAGACGGTCCGGGAGGTGAAGCGGACCTGTTCGGTCAGCTTGACGCCCTGGCCCTGAGCCTGAATAACGGTCACCAGCGCCACCGCGATAAAGGCCAGGGCGATCATGATCTCCAGGAGGGTGAACCCTTTGCAGCGCGGTTTCATTCCACTTCCTCCCGCAGGTAGCCCTGATGGATTTCGCTCTGCCCGAGGTAAGGCCGCAGGAAAAGAGTCATCTCCTCTCCGGCGTCATTCTTCACATGGATGGTCCCCGGCTCGTTACCGCCGTTGGGCCAGAAGGCAAAAGCCACCACGCCGTCCCTGAACATGCCTCCGGCCGGATGAATGACGTCTCTGAACTTGAGACCGGATGGCAAATGGATCGAGCGGACCTCCGGACCCGTCTTCTCGCCCGGTTCGGGCCTCTTGACGGCCAGCCAGGACCTGGTGCGATCCAGGTCCAGGCAGAAAAACCAGGGCCGGGCTTCGGTGACGGCCTGGCTGTGGGCTTCCATGGCCTGAGCGGCCAGGAGACGCATCGCGGTCCGCAGCCGCTCCGTTTCTCCCACCCCGCCGAAACGAGGCAAGACCAAAGAGAGAAGCAGGCCGATCAGGACCATCACCACCAGCATCTCGATCAGGGTGAAACCGCCCTTTAAGCCGGTGGGTATCTGCTTCACGAACACGGCTGGATCAGGGGCTCGAGGTTTCTGTCTCCCAGTTGGTGATGTCCGCGTCAGAGCCTGTTCCTCCCTCTTCTCCGTCAGCCCCCAGGGACAGGAGATCAAAGTCCTTGTTACGCACACCTGGCGAGAGATACACGAAATCATGACCCCAGGGATCCCGGGGAACCTGACCCTTGTCCAGGTAGCCTTCCTCCCGCCAGCGCAAGGGAATACGGCCCGTGGCCGGCTTCTCGACCAGGGCCTGCAGGCCCTGCTCCGTGTCGGGGTAGAAGCCGTTATCCAGCTTGAAAAGCTTGAGAGTCGCCTCCAGGCTTTCAATCTGCAGGCGCGCCTTGACCCGCCTGGCCTCCTCGGGCCGACCCATAATCCTGGGCACAATCAGCCCGGCCAGGATGCCCAGAATAACGACCACCACCAGGATTTCAACCAGGGTAAAACCGACCTGACGCCAACAGGCCCGACGTATATACGGAATTGTATTCATCCCTTTCTCCTATCCAATCAGGCCGCTGAGTTCAAAGATGGGCAGCAGGATGGCCAGCACGAAAAAACCGACCACCAGCCCCATGACCACGATTATGACCGGTTCGGCCAGGGAGGTCAAGGCGGACATCACCTGATCCGTCTCCTCCTCATAGGCCTGGGCCAGCCTGGTCAGCATTTCCTCCAGGGCTCCTCCGGCCTCGCCCACGGCGATCATCCGTCTGACCAGGGGCGGGAACAGGCCGCTGGCCGCCAGCCCCTCGGCCAGAGAGCGGCCCTGGGAAATCTTCTGGCGGGCGGTCTCCAGGGCCAAGGCGTAACTTGACCGCCCCAGCCCCTGGGCGGTGACCTGGAGGGCCGCGGTGAGCGCCACTCCCCCGGAGCTCAAGAGAGCCAGGCTTCGCAGGACACGGGCCAGCAGGAGTTTTTGAAACAGCCCGCCGATGAGAGGCACACGAAAAACCAGGGTCTCGATAAAGCGGTAACGATCTTCGTTCCTCAAGAGACGCACCGCCAACACGATCAGCCCGGCCAGGATCAGGAGCAGGGCCCACCAGTACCCCTTGAACAGGGCCGACAACCCCAGCAGCAGGCGGGTGGGCCAAGGCAAAACCGCGCCCAGATCCTCGAACAATCCGGTCATGGTCGGGACAATAAACGAGAGAAGAAAAAAAAGAACCGCCGTTCCGATGACGGTCATGAAGACAGGGTATGTCAGGGCGGAGTATATTTTCGCCCGCCGTGCCTGGCGCGCCTCCAAACCCACGGCCAGCCGGTTAAGCACAGAATCCAGGGCGCCGCTCATCTCCCCGGCTCGCACCAGGTGGATATATTCTTTTGAGAAGAGGTCCGCATGGTTCTCAAGG from Deltaproteobacteria bacterium harbors:
- a CDS encoding type II secretion system F family protein — translated: MPVYSYRALNDKGRTIRGVLDAESPLRARTKLRAEGLFPIEVRPTASQRVRGLSLDYLKRILAFRRNTVRLLAPITRQMATLLAAGLPLVQALDTVQEQAEDHELKQVLALIKDNVTSGQSLAEALENHADLFSKEYIHLVRAGEMSGALDSVLNRLAVGLEARQARRAKIYSALTYPVFMTVIGTAVLFFLLSFIVPTMTGLFEDLGAVLPWPTRLLLGLSALFKGYWWALLLILAGLIVLAVRLLRNEDRYRFIETLVFRVPLIGGLFQKLLLARVLRSLALLSSGGVALTAALQVTAQGLGRSSYALALETARQKISQGRSLAEGLAASGLFPPLVRRMIAVGEAGGALEEMLTRLAQAYEEETDQVMSALTSLAEPVIIVVMGLVVGFFVLAILLPIFELSGLIG
- the gspG gene encoding type II secretion system major pseudopilin GspG — its product is MNTIPYIRRACWRQVGFTLVEILVVVVILGILAGLIVPRIMGRPEEARRVKARLQIESLEATLKLFKLDNGFYPDTEQGLQALVEKPATGRIPLRWREEGYLDKGQVPRDPWGHDFVYLSPGVRNKDFDLLSLGADGEEGGTGSDADITNWETETSSP
- a CDS encoding prepilin-type N-terminal cleavage/methylation domain-containing protein, coding for MKPRCKGFTLLEIMIALAFIAVALVTVIQAQGQGVKLTEQVRFTSRTVFLARQVMAEAQARADLTEGVERGTFDEPLNDLAWERSVVPLPILQGLYKIVIRIHHTGSPAHEGLVLEGIVYKEPR
- a CDS encoding prepilin-type N-terminal cleavage/methylation domain-containing protein, translating into MSRRTGLTLLDLLVAMAILAVILTSIYWVFANHQRSVEAASESRDAYGQGRIILDRMVRDLAGAWLPAGNRLKTGFSYIFDGQKDRLNLITTARLSPDIAPGLDLVEVGYRTVENEDGEELTLLRRQDRTPDGEALEGGTEIFLTRSLRHFEISYINRLGEELSTWQAKDAGGLPRAVRINLTLSVAPDKKETFTTVVALALSWPKVKIIELPAGLEGFF
- a CDS encoding prepilin-type N-terminal cleavage/methylation domain-containing protein; the encoded protein is MKQIPTGLKGGFTLIEMLVVMVLIGLLLSLVLPRFGGVGETERLRTAMRLLAAQAMEAHSQAVTEARPWFFCLDLDRTRSWLAVKRPEPGEKTGPEVRSIHLPSGLKFRDVIHPAGGMFRDGVVAFAFWPNGGNEPGTIHVKNDAGEEMTLFLRPYLGQSEIHQGYLREEVE